One Ictalurus punctatus breed USDA103 chromosome 10, Coco_2.0, whole genome shotgun sequence genomic region harbors:
- the itgb6 gene encoding integrin beta-6 isoform X1: protein MGIVLLSLFLPYWLSTVEGSCGAEGARTCGECVQLGPQCAWCSLQNFTDSLAVSERCGTREELLLQGCPQEFMQFPVNTVELLADGPLGKSADPDNVSYITPQRMALKLRPGTQVTFQVKVQQSEDYPVDMYYLMDLSASMYDDLQMIRDLGSTLSKEMASLTSNFRLGFGSFVEKPVLPYIEITPEKLANPCWNVEHVCSPTFGYRHVLPLTGSTDQFNKIISEQHISANNDIPECGFDAIMQAAVCGDKIGWRNDSMRLLVFVSDADSHFGMDSKMAGIVIPNDGQCHLDSNNEYSMAGHLEYPTLGQLIDKLVENNILLIFAVTTNLRQTYENYANLIPGATVGVLENDSRNILQLILTAYKELRSEIELEVLGDTENLQISFTALCQDDAVQPGLKLCTNVKVGDIVAFNVTVELDSCLDAPHRFSLRPVGFQDTLEVELESLCVCDCQRSIELNSTHCSEGQGALECGSCICNRGFIGPRCECAEDKGQVSDCRAHDSAEVCSGQGECFCGQCACYPSSFGLVYGKYCECDDFSCVRFRGNLCGGNGECDCGECVCHEGWIGEYCNCSTSTHTCESADGSVCSGRGKCVCGKCECSVPGASGDKCEKCATCGDVCIASRSCVECYLKTDEPSGECVHKCNTIHTTVTNSTDFDGSHAVTCALRSENECLISFTLVGGEKGSTVYNLRLDCPKPLNIAMIALGVCMSVLTIGIILAVVWKLFIYVHDQKEVAKFEAERAKAKWQSGTNPLFRSSTSTFKNVAYKHTVRQRDDLC, encoded by the exons ATGGGGATTGTTTTACTGAGCCTTTTTCTTCCCTACTGGCTTAGCACGGTAGAAG GCAGCTGTGGGGCGGAAGGCGCGCGGACGTGTGGCGAGTGCGTGCAGCTGGGGCCGCAGTGCGCGTGGTGCTCTCTACAG AATTTCACAGATTCTTTAGCGGTGAGCGAGCGCTGCGGTACGCGCGAGGAACTTCTTCTACAGGGATGTCCGCAAGAGTTCATGCAGTTCCCAGTGAACACCGTGGAGCTGCTGGCTGACGGGCCGTTAGGGAAAAGTGCGGACCCCGATAACGTGTCCTACATAACACCACAGAGGATGGCGCTCAAACTGCGTCCAG GAACCCAAGTGACCTTTCAAGTAAAAGTACAACAATCAGAAGACTATCCAGTAGATATGTATTACCTTATGGACCTCTCAGCTTCGATGTACGACGATCTGCAGATGATCAGAGACCTGGGGTCGACTCTTTCCAAAGAAATGGCTAGTCTCACCAGTAATTTCCGACTGGGATTTGGTTCGTTTGTAGAGAAGCCGGTTCTGCCCTACATTGAAATTACTCCAGAGAAGCTGGCAAACCCCTGCTG GAACGTAGAGCACGTTTGCTCGCCCACGTTCGGATACAGACACGTCCTTCCATTAACAGGCAGCACAGACCAGTTCAATAAGATCATTTCTGAACAGCACATCTCCGCAAACAATGACATTCCAGAGTGCGGCTTCGATGCCATCATGCAGGCAGCGGTGTGTGGG GATAAGATCGGGTGGCGGAACGATTCCATGCGCTTGCTGGTCTTTGTCAGCGACGCGGACTCTCATTTCGGGATGGACAGCAAAATGGCCGGCATCGTCATCCCTAACGACGGACAGTGCCACCTAGACAGCAACAATGAGTATTCCATGGCAGGTCACTTG GAGTATCCAACCTTAGGACAACTTATAGACAAGCTGGTGGAAAACAACATCCTCCTCATATTCGCAGTGACTACAAATCTGAGACAAACCTATGAG AACTATGCAAATCTAATTCCTGGTGCAACAGTGGGGGTGTTGGAAAACGATTCCCGGAACATTCTCCAACTGATCTTGACTGCGTATAAG GAGCTGAGGTCCGAGATTGAGCTGGAGGTTCTGGGGGACACGGAAAATCTCCAGATCTCTTTCACAGCTCTCTGTCAAGATGATGCGGTCCAGCCGGGGCTTAAACTCTGCACCAATGTCAAAGTTGGAGACATC GTGGCCTTTAATGTGACGGtggagctggacagctgtctggACGCTCCACATCGTTTCTCCCTGCGGCCCGTGGGCTTCCAGGACACTCTCGAGGTGGAGCTGGAAtcgctgtgtgtgtgcgattgccAGAGGTCCATCGAGCTAAACAGCACACACTGCAGTGAAGGACAAGGGGCTCTGGAGTGTGGCTCCTGTATATGTAACCGTGGGTTCATAGGTCCAAGGTGTGAGTGCGCAGAGGACAAAGGTCAAGTCAGTGACTGCAG GGCCCATGATAGTGCAGAGGTGTGCAGCGGGCAGGGCGAGTGCTTTTGCGGCCAGTGCGCGTGCTACCCGTCCAGCTTCGGTCTCGTGTACGGAAAATACTGCGAGTGTGACGACTTCTCCTGCGTCAGATTCAGAGGGAACCTGTGTGGAG GTAATGGAGAGTGTGACTGtggcgagtgtgtgtgtcatgagGGTTGGATAGGCGAGTATTGCAACTGCAGCACcagcacacacacctgtgagtCAGCGGACGGGTCGGTCTGCAGCGGACGTGGAAAGTGTGTATGCGGGAAGTGCGAGTGTTCTGTTCCCGGCGCTTCAGGGGATAAGTGTGAGAAGTGTGCTACCTGTGGAGATGTCTGTATCGCAAGCAG GTCTTGTGTGGAGTGTTATCTGAAAACCGATGAACCCTCAGGAGAGTGTGTCCATAAGTGCAACACTATTCATACCACTGTCACCAACTCTACAG ACTTTGACGGGAGCCACGCAGTGACGTGCGCTCTCCGTAGTGAGAACGAGTGTCTGATCTCCTTCACGTTAGTGGGCGGTGAAAAGGGAAGCACCGTTTACAATCTCAGGCTTG ATTGTCCCAAGCCTCTAAATATCGCGATGATCGCTCTGGGTGTTTGTATGTCCGTGCTCACTATCGGCATCATACTTGCGGTGGTTTGGAAGCTTTTCATATACGTCCACGACCAAAAAGAGGTCGCCAAGTTCGAGGCAGAGAGAGCTAAAGCAAAATGGCAATCA GGCACGAACCCTCTTTTCAGGAGCTCAACATCAACATTTAAGAATGTAGCATATAAACATACAGTTAGACAGAGAGATGATCTATGTTGA
- the itgb6 gene encoding integrin beta-6 isoform X2, producing the protein MGIVLLSLFLPYWLSTVEGSCGAEGARTCGECVQLGPQCAWCSLQNFTDSLAVSERCGTREELLLQGCPQEFMQFPVNTVELLADGPLGKSADPDNVSYITPQRMALKLRPGTQVTFQVKVQQSEDYPVDMYYLMDLSASMYDDLQMIRDLGSTLSKEMASLTSNFRLGFGSFVEKPVLPYIEITPEKLANPCWNVEHVCSPTFGYRHVLPLTGSTDQFNKIISEQHISANNDIPECGFDAIMQAAVCGDKIGWRNDSMRLLVFVSDADSHFGMDSKMAGIVIPNDGQCHLDSNNEYSMAGHLEYPTLGQLIDKLVENNILLIFAVTTNLRQTYENYANLIPGATVGVLENDSRNILQLILTAYKELRSEIELEVLGDTENLQISFTALCQDDAVQPGLKLCTNVKVGDIVAFNVTVELDSCLDAPHRFSLRPVGFQDTLEVELESLCVCDCQRSIELNSTHCSEGQGALECGSCICNRGFIGPRCECAEDKGQVSDCRAHDSAEVCSGQGECFCGQCACYPSSFGLVYGKYCECDDFSCVRFRGNLCGGNGECDCGECVCHEGWIGEYCNCSTSTHTCESADGSVCSGRGKCVCGKCECSVPGASGDKCEKCATCGDVCIASRSCVECYLKTDEPSGECVHKCNTIHTTVTNSTDCPKPLNIAMIALGVCMSVLTIGIILAVVWKLFIYVHDQKEVAKFEAERAKAKWQSGTNPLFRSSTSTFKNVAYKHTVRQRDDLC; encoded by the exons ATGGGGATTGTTTTACTGAGCCTTTTTCTTCCCTACTGGCTTAGCACGGTAGAAG GCAGCTGTGGGGCGGAAGGCGCGCGGACGTGTGGCGAGTGCGTGCAGCTGGGGCCGCAGTGCGCGTGGTGCTCTCTACAG AATTTCACAGATTCTTTAGCGGTGAGCGAGCGCTGCGGTACGCGCGAGGAACTTCTTCTACAGGGATGTCCGCAAGAGTTCATGCAGTTCCCAGTGAACACCGTGGAGCTGCTGGCTGACGGGCCGTTAGGGAAAAGTGCGGACCCCGATAACGTGTCCTACATAACACCACAGAGGATGGCGCTCAAACTGCGTCCAG GAACCCAAGTGACCTTTCAAGTAAAAGTACAACAATCAGAAGACTATCCAGTAGATATGTATTACCTTATGGACCTCTCAGCTTCGATGTACGACGATCTGCAGATGATCAGAGACCTGGGGTCGACTCTTTCCAAAGAAATGGCTAGTCTCACCAGTAATTTCCGACTGGGATTTGGTTCGTTTGTAGAGAAGCCGGTTCTGCCCTACATTGAAATTACTCCAGAGAAGCTGGCAAACCCCTGCTG GAACGTAGAGCACGTTTGCTCGCCCACGTTCGGATACAGACACGTCCTTCCATTAACAGGCAGCACAGACCAGTTCAATAAGATCATTTCTGAACAGCACATCTCCGCAAACAATGACATTCCAGAGTGCGGCTTCGATGCCATCATGCAGGCAGCGGTGTGTGGG GATAAGATCGGGTGGCGGAACGATTCCATGCGCTTGCTGGTCTTTGTCAGCGACGCGGACTCTCATTTCGGGATGGACAGCAAAATGGCCGGCATCGTCATCCCTAACGACGGACAGTGCCACCTAGACAGCAACAATGAGTATTCCATGGCAGGTCACTTG GAGTATCCAACCTTAGGACAACTTATAGACAAGCTGGTGGAAAACAACATCCTCCTCATATTCGCAGTGACTACAAATCTGAGACAAACCTATGAG AACTATGCAAATCTAATTCCTGGTGCAACAGTGGGGGTGTTGGAAAACGATTCCCGGAACATTCTCCAACTGATCTTGACTGCGTATAAG GAGCTGAGGTCCGAGATTGAGCTGGAGGTTCTGGGGGACACGGAAAATCTCCAGATCTCTTTCACAGCTCTCTGTCAAGATGATGCGGTCCAGCCGGGGCTTAAACTCTGCACCAATGTCAAAGTTGGAGACATC GTGGCCTTTAATGTGACGGtggagctggacagctgtctggACGCTCCACATCGTTTCTCCCTGCGGCCCGTGGGCTTCCAGGACACTCTCGAGGTGGAGCTGGAAtcgctgtgtgtgtgcgattgccAGAGGTCCATCGAGCTAAACAGCACACACTGCAGTGAAGGACAAGGGGCTCTGGAGTGTGGCTCCTGTATATGTAACCGTGGGTTCATAGGTCCAAGGTGTGAGTGCGCAGAGGACAAAGGTCAAGTCAGTGACTGCAG GGCCCATGATAGTGCAGAGGTGTGCAGCGGGCAGGGCGAGTGCTTTTGCGGCCAGTGCGCGTGCTACCCGTCCAGCTTCGGTCTCGTGTACGGAAAATACTGCGAGTGTGACGACTTCTCCTGCGTCAGATTCAGAGGGAACCTGTGTGGAG GTAATGGAGAGTGTGACTGtggcgagtgtgtgtgtcatgagGGTTGGATAGGCGAGTATTGCAACTGCAGCACcagcacacacacctgtgagtCAGCGGACGGGTCGGTCTGCAGCGGACGTGGAAAGTGTGTATGCGGGAAGTGCGAGTGTTCTGTTCCCGGCGCTTCAGGGGATAAGTGTGAGAAGTGTGCTACCTGTGGAGATGTCTGTATCGCAAGCAG GTCTTGTGTGGAGTGTTATCTGAAAACCGATGAACCCTCAGGAGAGTGTGTCCATAAGTGCAACACTATTCATACCACTGTCACCAACTCTACAG ATTGTCCCAAGCCTCTAAATATCGCGATGATCGCTCTGGGTGTTTGTATGTCCGTGCTCACTATCGGCATCATACTTGCGGTGGTTTGGAAGCTTTTCATATACGTCCACGACCAAAAAGAGGTCGCCAAGTTCGAGGCAGAGAGAGCTAAAGCAAAATGGCAATCA GGCACGAACCCTCTTTTCAGGAGCTCAACATCAACATTTAAGAATGTAGCATATAAACATACAGTTAGACAGAGAGATGATCTATGTTGA
- the itgb6 gene encoding integrin beta-6 isoform X3 — protein sequence MQFPVNTVELLADGPLGKSADPDNVSYITPQRMALKLRPGTQVTFQVKVQQSEDYPVDMYYLMDLSASMYDDLQMIRDLGSTLSKEMASLTSNFRLGFGSFVEKPVLPYIEITPEKLANPCWNVEHVCSPTFGYRHVLPLTGSTDQFNKIISEQHISANNDIPECGFDAIMQAAVCGDKIGWRNDSMRLLVFVSDADSHFGMDSKMAGIVIPNDGQCHLDSNNEYSMAGHLEYPTLGQLIDKLVENNILLIFAVTTNLRQTYENYANLIPGATVGVLENDSRNILQLILTAYKELRSEIELEVLGDTENLQISFTALCQDDAVQPGLKLCTNVKVGDIVAFNVTVELDSCLDAPHRFSLRPVGFQDTLEVELESLCVCDCQRSIELNSTHCSEGQGALECGSCICNRGFIGPRCECAEDKGQVSDCRAHDSAEVCSGQGECFCGQCACYPSSFGLVYGKYCECDDFSCVRFRGNLCGGNGECDCGECVCHEGWIGEYCNCSTSTHTCESADGSVCSGRGKCVCGKCECSVPGASGDKCEKCATCGDVCIASRSCVECYLKTDEPSGECVHKCNTIHTTVTNSTDFDGSHAVTCALRSENECLISFTLVGGEKGSTVYNLRLDCPKPLNIAMIALGVCMSVLTIGIILAVVWKLFIYVHDQKEVAKFEAERAKAKWQSGTNPLFRSSTSTFKNVAYKHTVRQRDDLC from the exons ATGCAGTTCCCAGTGAACACCGTGGAGCTGCTGGCTGACGGGCCGTTAGGGAAAAGTGCGGACCCCGATAACGTGTCCTACATAACACCACAGAGGATGGCGCTCAAACTGCGTCCAG GAACCCAAGTGACCTTTCAAGTAAAAGTACAACAATCAGAAGACTATCCAGTAGATATGTATTACCTTATGGACCTCTCAGCTTCGATGTACGACGATCTGCAGATGATCAGAGACCTGGGGTCGACTCTTTCCAAAGAAATGGCTAGTCTCACCAGTAATTTCCGACTGGGATTTGGTTCGTTTGTAGAGAAGCCGGTTCTGCCCTACATTGAAATTACTCCAGAGAAGCTGGCAAACCCCTGCTG GAACGTAGAGCACGTTTGCTCGCCCACGTTCGGATACAGACACGTCCTTCCATTAACAGGCAGCACAGACCAGTTCAATAAGATCATTTCTGAACAGCACATCTCCGCAAACAATGACATTCCAGAGTGCGGCTTCGATGCCATCATGCAGGCAGCGGTGTGTGGG GATAAGATCGGGTGGCGGAACGATTCCATGCGCTTGCTGGTCTTTGTCAGCGACGCGGACTCTCATTTCGGGATGGACAGCAAAATGGCCGGCATCGTCATCCCTAACGACGGACAGTGCCACCTAGACAGCAACAATGAGTATTCCATGGCAGGTCACTTG GAGTATCCAACCTTAGGACAACTTATAGACAAGCTGGTGGAAAACAACATCCTCCTCATATTCGCAGTGACTACAAATCTGAGACAAACCTATGAG AACTATGCAAATCTAATTCCTGGTGCAACAGTGGGGGTGTTGGAAAACGATTCCCGGAACATTCTCCAACTGATCTTGACTGCGTATAAG GAGCTGAGGTCCGAGATTGAGCTGGAGGTTCTGGGGGACACGGAAAATCTCCAGATCTCTTTCACAGCTCTCTGTCAAGATGATGCGGTCCAGCCGGGGCTTAAACTCTGCACCAATGTCAAAGTTGGAGACATC GTGGCCTTTAATGTGACGGtggagctggacagctgtctggACGCTCCACATCGTTTCTCCCTGCGGCCCGTGGGCTTCCAGGACACTCTCGAGGTGGAGCTGGAAtcgctgtgtgtgtgcgattgccAGAGGTCCATCGAGCTAAACAGCACACACTGCAGTGAAGGACAAGGGGCTCTGGAGTGTGGCTCCTGTATATGTAACCGTGGGTTCATAGGTCCAAGGTGTGAGTGCGCAGAGGACAAAGGTCAAGTCAGTGACTGCAG GGCCCATGATAGTGCAGAGGTGTGCAGCGGGCAGGGCGAGTGCTTTTGCGGCCAGTGCGCGTGCTACCCGTCCAGCTTCGGTCTCGTGTACGGAAAATACTGCGAGTGTGACGACTTCTCCTGCGTCAGATTCAGAGGGAACCTGTGTGGAG GTAATGGAGAGTGTGACTGtggcgagtgtgtgtgtcatgagGGTTGGATAGGCGAGTATTGCAACTGCAGCACcagcacacacacctgtgagtCAGCGGACGGGTCGGTCTGCAGCGGACGTGGAAAGTGTGTATGCGGGAAGTGCGAGTGTTCTGTTCCCGGCGCTTCAGGGGATAAGTGTGAGAAGTGTGCTACCTGTGGAGATGTCTGTATCGCAAGCAG GTCTTGTGTGGAGTGTTATCTGAAAACCGATGAACCCTCAGGAGAGTGTGTCCATAAGTGCAACACTATTCATACCACTGTCACCAACTCTACAG ACTTTGACGGGAGCCACGCAGTGACGTGCGCTCTCCGTAGTGAGAACGAGTGTCTGATCTCCTTCACGTTAGTGGGCGGTGAAAAGGGAAGCACCGTTTACAATCTCAGGCTTG ATTGTCCCAAGCCTCTAAATATCGCGATGATCGCTCTGGGTGTTTGTATGTCCGTGCTCACTATCGGCATCATACTTGCGGTGGTTTGGAAGCTTTTCATATACGTCCACGACCAAAAAGAGGTCGCCAAGTTCGAGGCAGAGAGAGCTAAAGCAAAATGGCAATCA GGCACGAACCCTCTTTTCAGGAGCTCAACATCAACATTTAAGAATGTAGCATATAAACATACAGTTAGACAGAGAGATGATCTATGTTGA